One Granulicella sp. 5B5 DNA window includes the following coding sequences:
- the cybH gene encoding Ni/Fe-hydrogenase, b-type cytochrome subunit, whose protein sequence is MKKTQRTAGTDASWKNPVPGQVRVYVWEWPVRFSHWVMVITIISLSITGYYMHAPYVVARGRTAYVMGTMRFIHLVSGFAFMAAILIRMYWFLFANRWSRWNQYIPTTRKRLANLVAVGKYYAFMAWSPVRYIGHNPMAGAAYAVVYAMALVEILTGLVLFSQIVGSRVLLFLVGWIPRFIDIQWIREIHFFIMFGFWMFFIHHIYTAILVSVEEENGLMDSIFSGYKFVPKAELLRDPAVEEMRPDGEAAPVTSDLEQEKHTVA, encoded by the coding sequence ATGAAAAAGACACAACGGACGGCGGGCACTGATGCCTCGTGGAAGAACCCGGTACCCGGACAGGTGCGTGTCTACGTCTGGGAATGGCCGGTGCGATTCAGTCACTGGGTCATGGTTATCACGATCATCTCTCTTTCGATTACGGGCTACTACATGCATGCCCCTTACGTTGTCGCGCGGGGCAGAACCGCCTACGTCATGGGCACGATGCGCTTCATCCATCTGGTCTCCGGTTTCGCGTTCATGGCGGCGATTCTGATACGGATGTACTGGTTTCTTTTCGCTAACCGCTGGTCGCGCTGGAACCAATACATCCCGACAACCAGAAAGCGTCTGGCAAATCTGGTCGCGGTAGGCAAGTATTATGCCTTCATGGCGTGGTCGCCGGTCCGGTATATCGGTCATAACCCAATGGCCGGGGCCGCTTATGCCGTCGTCTATGCGATGGCGCTTGTCGAGATTCTCACAGGCCTGGTGCTCTTCTCTCAAATTGTGGGGAGCCGTGTTCTTCTGTTCCTGGTGGGCTGGATTCCACGCTTCATCGATATCCAATGGATTCGCGAGATCCATTTCTTCATCATGTTCGGGTTTTGGATGTTCTTCATCCACCATATCTATACGGCCATCCTTGTTTCCGTTGAGGAAGAAAACGGCTTGATGGACAGCATCTTCAGCGGGTATAAGTTCGTCCCCAAGGCAGAACTGCTGAGGGACCCCGCGGTGGAAGAAATGCGGCCAGATGGGGAGGCAGCCCCAGTAACCTCCGATCTGGAGCAAGAGAAACACACTGTGGCCTGA
- a CDS encoding hydrogenase small subunit, with translation MNALPEIELRSALEARGISRRQFVKFCSTMVATLALPPRYLHAVVKALDQTTRPVLVWLEFQDCAGNSESMLRSGYPSVGDFVLELLSWEYHELIMAGAGKRAEETLERVMRDHKGEYIAVIEGSIPMAEDGVHCTIGGKTALDIATRVCSNAAINIAVGACAWDGGIVRASPNPTGAVGLAEAVPGIKNLVNLGGCPHNPANTAAVLVHYLTFHDLPALDQYHRPLFAYGDIIHDQCERRAHYDAGRYVEEWGDEGHRKGWCLYKMGCKGPEATYNCPTVRWNEGTSWPVKAGHGCIACASPRFWDTKSPFYDRLPKVPGFGVDVLAEEIGWGGTAAVGIAMLAQVAGNIVRDKTRAKNVRAEENPPPDLNAGGSA, from the coding sequence ATGAATGCACTACCTGAAATCGAGCTGCGTTCGGCTCTCGAGGCGCGGGGTATCTCCAGGCGGCAGTTTGTAAAATTCTGCAGCACGATGGTCGCGACCCTGGCATTGCCACCTCGCTACCTGCACGCCGTCGTAAAGGCGCTCGATCAAACAACTCGTCCCGTTCTGGTCTGGCTGGAGTTTCAGGATTGCGCGGGCAACTCTGAATCCATGTTGCGATCGGGGTATCCTTCCGTCGGAGACTTTGTACTCGAGCTTCTCTCCTGGGAGTATCACGAACTGATCATGGCCGGAGCCGGCAAACGGGCCGAAGAGACACTGGAACGGGTGATGCGCGATCATAAGGGCGAATATATCGCTGTCATCGAAGGTTCTATCCCGATGGCGGAGGATGGGGTGCACTGCACAATCGGAGGCAAAACGGCGCTCGACATTGCTACCCGCGTTTGTTCCAACGCCGCCATCAATATCGCCGTCGGCGCCTGCGCCTGGGACGGCGGAATCGTTCGCGCAAGCCCAAATCCGACCGGAGCGGTGGGTCTCGCGGAAGCAGTCCCCGGTATCAAAAACCTGGTGAATCTGGGTGGCTGCCCCCACAATCCCGCCAACACCGCCGCAGTGCTCGTTCATTACCTGACCTTCCATGATCTCCCGGCTCTCGACCAATATCACCGTCCTTTGTTCGCCTATGGCGATATCATCCACGACCAGTGCGAGCGCCGCGCCCATTATGACGCAGGCCGGTATGTCGAGGAGTGGGGAGACGAGGGGCATCGCAAAGGCTGGTGCCTTTACAAGATGGGCTGCAAAGGTCCTGAAGCGACGTACAACTGTCCAACCGTTCGCTGGAACGAAGGAACTAGCTGGCCCGTAAAGGCCGGTCATGGCTGCATCGCCTGCGCCTCACCTCGCTTCTGGGATACAAAATCACCGTTTTACGATCGATTGCCGAAGGTCCCTGGATTTGGCGTGGACGTCCTGGCAGAGGAGATTGGATGGGGCGGCACCGCGGCGGTCGGTATCGCGATGCTGGCTCAGGTGGCCGGCAATATTGTGCGAGACAAGACCAGAGCAAAGAATGTGCGGGCTGAAGAGAATCCGCCGCCGGATCTCAATGCTGGCGGAAGCGCATAA
- a CDS encoding fatty acid desaturase, with protein MAQRAWRGWTADRQHLSEKSRTFIGDQPGPSPLPVVFHDPRLKSVEWRDLVTVHRLEVFAEPLLPAAWLAVSLVLAGFGHYVIALGCSFFFFLTGLRLVHNAFHSALGLSRRTTDTVLWIMSLVMLGSMHAVQFNHLRHHKLNLSEGDVEGRSAEMPAWRALLYGPIFPVLLHATALRYGNKRLRRIVWGELLLSAFWIVLVFGVLHSSVLRYHVSAMLVGQCMTAFFAVWTVHHHCDRTHHLARTLHNRIKNALTFNMFLHIEHHLFPRVPTCHLPELSRRIDLVAPDLRSKIVF; from the coding sequence ATGGCGCAGCGTGCGTGGAGGGGATGGACCGCAGACCGTCAGCATCTTTCGGAGAAGAGCAGAACTTTTATCGGGGATCAACCTGGACCCTCGCCGTTGCCAGTTGTCTTTCACGACCCAAGGCTTAAGTCCGTTGAGTGGCGTGATCTGGTGACTGTGCATCGTCTGGAGGTCTTCGCCGAGCCTCTCTTGCCCGCGGCGTGGCTTGCCGTCTCGCTGGTCCTAGCAGGGTTCGGGCACTATGTCATCGCGCTTGGGTGCTCGTTCTTTTTCTTTCTGACAGGTCTGCGGCTTGTCCACAATGCCTTTCACTCCGCGCTCGGATTGTCTCGCCGAACCACGGACACGGTGCTCTGGATCATGAGCCTGGTCATGCTCGGCTCGATGCACGCAGTGCAGTTCAACCATCTGCGCCACCACAAGCTCAACTTGAGCGAAGGCGATGTGGAAGGACGGAGTGCGGAGATGCCGGCGTGGCGCGCGCTGCTCTATGGGCCGATATTTCCTGTTCTCTTGCACGCGACTGCGCTCCGCTATGGCAACAAAAGATTGCGCAGAATCGTCTGGGGTGAACTATTGTTGAGCGCGTTCTGGATCGTGTTGGTCTTCGGCGTCTTGCATAGCAGTGTCCTGCGGTATCACGTGAGCGCTATGCTGGTCGGTCAATGCATGACTGCCTTCTTCGCAGTGTGGACCGTCCATCACCATTGCGATCGGACGCACCATCTGGCGCGAACGCTACATAATCGCATCAAGAACGCCCTCACGTTCAACATGTTCCTGCACATCGAGCATCATCTCTTTCCGCGTGTGCCAACCTGCCATCTGCCGGAACTCTCCCGCCGCATCGACCTCGTGGCGCCGGACCTGAGAAGCAAAATCGTTTTTTAA
- a CDS encoding DoxX family protein yields MHLPFPLVLLGRILFVSYFIAMGMSHLLNFREHSALLKRKGVPLPRAATVLTVVMMVTGGLFVLFDWHDWIGPALLFGIIFPAPFFLHRFWNETDSYLRLSEFAHMLKDLSLAGAAILLLR; encoded by the coding sequence ATGCATTTGCCTTTTCCGCTTGTATTGCTGGGACGAATACTCTTCGTCAGTTATTTCATCGCGATGGGCATGAGCCATCTCCTCAACTTTCGCGAACATTCCGCGCTGCTCAAGCGGAAAGGCGTGCCGTTGCCACGGGCGGCCACCGTCCTGACTGTCGTGATGATGGTCACGGGCGGTCTCTTCGTGCTTTTCGACTGGCATGATTGGATCGGGCCGGCCTTGCTCTTCGGCATTATCTTTCCAGCTCCGTTCTTCCTCCATCGATTCTGGAACGAAACCGATTCGTATTTGCGGCTTAGTGAGTTTGCGCACATGTTGAAGGACCTTTCGCTCGCCGGCGCAGCCATCCTGCTGTTGCGTTGA
- a CDS encoding nickel-dependent hydrogenase large subunit, producing the protein MARVVVDPVTRIEGHLRIEVEVEGNKVTDAWSSGTMFRGIEQILRGRDPREAWIWAQRICGVCTTVHALASVRAVEDALGIEVPENANIVRNIIAGTQNVHDHIIHFYHLHALDWVDVTLALKADPAKTSQIAQSISDWPKSSATYFKGVQDRVKALVASNQLSLFSSGDWGHPAYKLPPEVNLLAVAHYIEALDVQREFARVQAVLGGKNPHPQTYLVGGMATAMDGNEPDAVINPERITLLNQLITNARAFVQQVYMPDVLAIAGFYKEWFQYGQGIGNYMVYGDYANGSVKDPAGFMIPRGIIRGRDLSTVHPLDPQHVSEFVTHSWYTYTEGDLVAKHPSQGETNPRYSGPKPPFEFLNTDAKYSWVKSPRYDGVPMEVGPLARTLVAYASGDDQVKKIVDAALAKLSLPPSALYSTMGRIAARAIEAEIMVGRLSGWVAQLDDNMSHGDVVIHNGQKWNPNSWPKSCQGFGFHEAPRGSLGHWVEIENKKIVNYQAVVPSTWNAGPRDAQGQRGAYESALLGTPLIDPERPLEVLRTVHSFDPCMACAVHVVQANGDNYGRKALVI; encoded by the coding sequence ATGGCACGTGTTGTGGTTGATCCTGTGACGCGGATTGAAGGCCACCTTCGCATCGAGGTCGAGGTCGAGGGTAATAAGGTCACCGACGCCTGGAGTTCAGGGACGATGTTCCGGGGAATCGAGCAGATCCTGCGAGGACGGGATCCGCGCGAGGCCTGGATATGGGCTCAGCGCATCTGCGGTGTATGCACGACCGTGCATGCGCTGGCATCGGTACGAGCGGTCGAGGACGCGCTCGGAATCGAGGTGCCGGAAAACGCGAACATCGTTCGCAACATCATTGCCGGCACGCAGAACGTTCACGACCACATCATCCACTTCTATCACTTGCACGCGCTGGACTGGGTGGATGTAACCCTCGCGCTGAAAGCCGATCCGGCGAAGACCTCTCAGATCGCGCAATCCATCTCCGACTGGCCGAAGTCGAGCGCGACCTACTTCAAAGGGGTGCAGGACCGGGTCAAGGCCTTGGTCGCGAGCAATCAACTCAGCCTCTTCAGCAGTGGAGACTGGGGGCATCCGGCATACAAGTTGCCGCCCGAGGTAAACCTGCTCGCGGTCGCACACTACATCGAAGCGCTGGATGTGCAGCGGGAATTCGCCCGCGTGCAGGCTGTTCTCGGCGGCAAGAATCCGCATCCGCAGACGTATTTGGTTGGCGGCATGGCGACAGCCATGGATGGAAATGAACCGGATGCGGTGATCAACCCCGAACGCATCACGCTTCTCAACCAGCTGATCACGAATGCTCGGGCCTTCGTGCAGCAGGTCTATATGCCTGACGTGCTGGCCATCGCCGGCTTCTACAAGGAATGGTTCCAGTACGGGCAAGGCATTGGCAATTACATGGTCTACGGGGATTACGCCAATGGCAGTGTCAAAGACCCGGCCGGATTCATGATTCCGCGCGGGATTATTCGCGGGCGCGATCTCTCGACCGTGCATCCTCTCGATCCCCAGCACGTCTCGGAGTTCGTGACGCACTCCTGGTACACCTACACAGAAGGGGATCTGGTGGCGAAACACCCATCGCAAGGGGAAACCAATCCTCGGTACAGTGGGCCGAAACCGCCTTTTGAGTTTCTGAACACGGATGCAAAATACTCTTGGGTGAAATCGCCCCGGTACGACGGCGTGCCGATGGAGGTGGGTCCTCTGGCGAGAACGCTAGTCGCATACGCGTCCGGCGATGACCAGGTTAAGAAAATCGTCGATGCTGCGCTCGCGAAGCTCAGCCTGCCGCCGTCTGCTCTCTATTCCACCATGGGACGCATTGCGGCGCGGGCGATCGAGGCAGAGATTATGGTAGGTCGTCTTTCCGGCTGGGTCGCCCAGCTGGACGACAACATGTCTCATGGAGATGTCGTTATTCACAACGGACAGAAGTGGAATCCGAATAGCTGGCCGAAGTCCTGTCAGGGCTTCGGGTTCCACGAGGCGCCGCGGGGTTCGCTGGGGCATTGGGTTGAGATCGAGAATAAAAAGATTGTGAACTATCAAGCAGTCGTTCCTTCGACCTGGAATGCTGGGCCTCGCGACGCACAGGGCCAGCGAGGAGCGTACGAGTCTGCGCTCCTAGGCACGCCCTTGATCGACCCCGAGAGACCGTTGGAAGTTCTCCGTACGGTGCACTCCTTTGATCCGTGCATGGCCTGCGCCGTGCATGTGGTGCAGGCGAATGGAGACAACTACGGCAGGAAAGCGCTGGTGATCTGA
- a CDS encoding hydrogenase maturation protease has translation MRTDDAIGMLAARRLADDDRFPQGIEVIEGGTLGLDLLHAVHGISHLLVMDAVDSGVAPGTVTQFSGDELAGLPTSKSVHLLGFADLMDVLRLMGASPIEVVLLGVQPDSTDWGTELTPAIATAQTDLVEAAFRQITQWGEEIRAFSALASLSLAAL, from the coding sequence ATGCGCACCGATGACGCGATTGGTATGCTCGCCGCACGCCGGCTGGCGGACGACGATCGGTTTCCACAGGGGATCGAAGTGATCGAAGGCGGAACGCTCGGCCTCGACCTCTTGCACGCCGTCCATGGCATCTCGCACCTGTTGGTGATGGATGCAGTCGATAGTGGTGTCGCCCCGGGAACGGTGACGCAATTTTCCGGTGATGAACTTGCGGGGCTGCCCACATCCAAGAGCGTTCACCTTCTCGGATTCGCAGACCTGATGGATGTCCTGCGCCTGATGGGAGCTTCTCCGATTGAGGTGGTTCTTTTGGGCGTACAGCCTGATTCTACGGATTGGGGAACGGAACTCACTCCAGCGATTGCGACTGCGCAGACTGACCTAGTCGAAGCTGCGTTCCGACAGATCACACAGTGGGGGGAAGAGATCCGTGCGTTCAGCGCCTTAGCGAGTCTGTCCTTGGCCGCATTATAG
- a CDS encoding HypC/HybG/HupF family hydrogenase formation chaperone, which yields MCLAIPGKVISIGTENALRIGRVQFAGVVQPVSLDFVPEVVVGDYVMVHVGFAISRVDAEEAEQTYRALEQMGMLEGELPPGEEAEDAEGYHEVRG from the coding sequence ATGTGCCTTGCCATTCCCGGAAAAGTCATCTCGATCGGAACCGAAAACGCTCTGCGTATCGGGCGCGTGCAGTTCGCCGGCGTAGTGCAGCCCGTATCTCTCGACTTTGTTCCGGAGGTTGTCGTCGGGGATTACGTGATGGTGCACGTTGGCTTTGCCATCAGCCGCGTGGACGCGGAAGAAGCCGAACAGACCTATCGGGCATTGGAACAGATGGGGATGCTCGAGGGCGAGCTCCCACCGGGCGAAGAGGCTGAAGACGCGGAGGGTTACCATGAAGTACGTGGATGA
- the hypD gene encoding hydrogenase formation protein HypD encodes MKYVDEYRDNQLAQGLLREIRQKTTRPWVLMEICGGQTHTIMRYGLDELLPSWIELVHGPGCPVCVTPASILDRAIELAQRDDVILVSYGDLLRVPGTKTDLFSAKARGADVRMVYSPLDALRVARLYPDRKVVFLAVGFETTAPANAMAVYQAHRERLDNFFLLASHVLVPPAIRGLAASPDNRVQGFIAPGHVCTIVGCADYADLVQEFHVPIVVGGFEPVDLLQAILALVTMLEEGRPAFANEYARSVSYRGNLEAQRILGEIFEVADQSWRGLGEIPQSGLRLREKFAAWDADKVFDLNVLPVEAPSVCISAEILKGLKKPTDCSAFGTVCTPASPLGAPMVSSEGACSAYYQYRRHSLVAIQ; translated from the coding sequence ATGAAGTACGTGGATGAATACCGCGACAACCAGCTGGCGCAGGGCCTGCTGCGGGAGATTAGACAAAAGACGACCCGGCCCTGGGTCTTGATGGAGATCTGCGGGGGACAGACCCACACCATCATGCGTTATGGGCTGGATGAATTACTTCCGTCTTGGATCGAGCTGGTGCATGGCCCGGGCTGTCCGGTATGCGTTACGCCGGCGAGCATTCTCGATCGCGCCATTGAGCTTGCGCAACGCGATGACGTGATCCTGGTCTCCTATGGAGACTTGCTGCGTGTTCCCGGCACAAAGACAGACCTCTTCTCCGCAAAGGCACGCGGCGCAGACGTGCGCATGGTCTATTCGCCGCTCGATGCGCTGAGAGTTGCGCGGCTTTATCCAGATCGCAAGGTGGTCTTCCTGGCTGTCGGGTTTGAGACCACCGCTCCCGCGAACGCCATGGCCGTATACCAGGCGCATCGCGAGAGACTGGATAACTTCTTTCTGCTCGCCTCCCACGTTCTTGTGCCTCCGGCGATCCGTGGTTTGGCGGCTTCGCCCGACAACCGCGTGCAGGGCTTTATTGCGCCGGGACATGTCTGTACGATCGTCGGCTGCGCGGACTATGCGGATCTCGTGCAGGAGTTCCATGTGCCGATCGTCGTCGGTGGATTTGAGCCGGTCGATCTGTTACAAGCCATTCTCGCGCTGGTGACCATGCTTGAGGAAGGCCGGCCCGCGTTCGCCAATGAGTATGCCCGTTCCGTGAGCTATCGCGGGAATCTCGAGGCGCAGCGCATCCTTGGAGAGATCTTCGAAGTTGCGGATCAGTCTTGGCGCGGCCTCGGAGAGATTCCCCAAAGCGGTCTCCGGCTGCGCGAGAAGTTTGCCGCCTGGGACGCGGACAAAGTCTTCGATCTGAATGTACTCCCGGTAGAGGCGCCTTCGGTTTGCATCAGCGCGGAGATACTCAAAGGCTTGAAAAAGCCGACCGACTGTTCTGCATTTGGCACGGTCTGCACACCAGCCAGTCCGCTCGGCGCACCGATGGTCTCTTCCGAAGGCGCATGTTCTGCGTATTACCAGTACCGTCGGCACAGCTTGGTGGCTATCCAATGA
- the hypE gene encoding hydrogenase expression/formation protein HypE — translation MSPLNCPLPIVDKETVLLGHGGGGKLSADLFRDVFLPAFSNSILGRADDQAILDLGSARLAFTTDSFVVKPLFFRGGDIGSLAVHGTVNDLAVGGATPLFLSAAFILEEGFPLESLRKVVASMREAALQAGVQIVTGDTKVVEKGSCDGLFINTAGIGLVATTLPLSADQAKPGDLVLLSGPIGDHGIAILAEREGLSFETDIVSDSASLHSLVAEMLATGATIRCMRDPTRGGVASSCNEIAQSSRVGIQLEERAIPVRDEVRGACELLGLDPLYIANEGKLLAISAPEDAGQLLAAMQRHPLGREASIIGRVTSENPGLLTMRTALGAVRIVDMLANDPLPRIC, via the coding sequence ATGAGTCCCCTAAACTGTCCTCTCCCTATTGTTGATAAAGAGACCGTCCTGCTGGGGCATGGCGGCGGCGGCAAGCTTTCAGCCGATCTGTTCCGAGACGTATTTCTTCCTGCATTCAGCAACTCTATCCTCGGCAGGGCCGATGACCAGGCGATCCTCGACCTAGGTAGTGCAAGGCTCGCATTTACGACAGACTCTTTCGTCGTCAAACCGCTCTTCTTCCGTGGCGGCGACATCGGTTCCCTCGCCGTTCATGGCACTGTGAACGATCTTGCGGTAGGCGGCGCGACGCCGCTCTTTCTTAGCGCCGCGTTCATCCTTGAGGAAGGATTTCCCCTTGAGAGCTTGCGTAAGGTGGTCGCCTCGATGCGGGAAGCTGCCCTGCAGGCCGGCGTGCAGATCGTCACCGGCGATACGAAAGTAGTCGAAAAGGGCAGCTGTGACGGCTTATTCATCAATACGGCCGGAATCGGGCTCGTAGCAACCACGTTGCCCCTGTCGGCTGACCAGGCGAAACCTGGAGATCTGGTATTGCTCAGCGGACCGATAGGAGACCACGGTATTGCGATCCTTGCGGAACGGGAAGGGCTCTCCTTCGAGACGGACATTGTGAGCGATTCCGCGTCATTGCATTCGCTCGTCGCAGAGATGTTGGCGACCGGAGCGACGATTCGTTGCATGCGCGATCCGACTCGCGGCGGTGTCGCCAGCTCCTGCAATGAGATCGCACAAAGCTCCAGAGTCGGGATCCAGCTAGAAGAAAGAGCCATTCCGGTTCGGGATGAGGTCCGCGGGGCCTGCGAGTTGCTGGGATTAGATCCTCTCTACATTGCGAACGAGGGCAAGCTATTGGCGATCAGTGCTCCCGAAGATGCCGGTCAACTGTTGGCTGCAATGCAACGGCATCCCCTGGGCAGGGAAGCCAGCATCATTGGCAGGGTCACGAGCGAAAATCCTGGTTTGCTCACCATGCGCACAGCACTGGGCGCCGTCAGGATCGTGGACATGCTCGCCAACGATCCGTTGCCACGGATTTGCTGA
- a CDS encoding hydrogenase maturation nickel metallochaperone HypA has protein sequence MHEIGIANSIIEAGQTEAARVAGSKLVRVGIRIGALAGVDCDALRFALTALTQGTELDDVDFEIQSCPRRNRCLDCDEVFVTALYSDPCSRCGSETSVLVGGEELDLAYVEVEEP, from the coding sequence ATGCATGAGATTGGGATTGCCAACTCGATCATCGAAGCCGGCCAGACAGAAGCCGCACGCGTCGCAGGATCGAAGTTGGTTCGTGTCGGTATCCGGATCGGGGCGCTCGCCGGAGTGGATTGCGATGCATTGCGCTTTGCCCTCACTGCTCTTACCCAAGGCACGGAGCTGGATGACGTCGATTTCGAAATTCAGAGCTGTCCGCGGCGCAACCGCTGTCTGGACTGCGACGAGGTGTTCGTAACCGCTCTCTACAGCGATCCCTGCTCCCGTTGCGGCTCGGAGACGTCGGTATTGGTTGGTGGTGAAGAGTTGGATCTGGCTTACGTTGAAGTGGAGGAACCATGA
- the hypB gene encoding hydrogenase nickel incorporation protein HypB — MTVIPVEKKVLSENQRIAASLRDRFEDHGTLCLNLISSPGSGKTTLLEQTLGGFRPEERVAVLTGDLQTENDAKRLARYGFPVQQITTGGVCHLDGKMIERALERWSLDAIDLLFIENVGNLVCPSSYDLGEEAKIVLLSVTEGEDKPLKYPSIFAKSELLVLTKVDLLPHVPFKMEEARANARLVHPGIEILELSCATGQGLEEWRTCLSRRRETALQRICAARA; from the coding sequence ATGACCGTCATCCCGGTGGAAAAGAAAGTGCTAAGTGAGAATCAGCGCATTGCCGCGTCTCTGCGGGATCGTTTTGAAGACCATGGAACGCTATGCCTCAATCTCATTAGTTCACCGGGTTCAGGGAAGACGACGCTGCTTGAACAGACGCTTGGCGGTTTCCGCCCGGAAGAACGAGTCGCCGTTCTGACTGGCGACTTGCAGACGGAGAACGACGCCAAACGTCTGGCCCGCTATGGCTTCCCGGTGCAGCAGATCACGACAGGAGGCGTCTGCCATCTCGACGGCAAGATGATCGAACGCGCTCTGGAGCGCTGGTCGCTCGATGCCATCGACCTGCTGTTTATTGAGAACGTGGGCAATCTGGTCTGCCCATCGAGTTATGACCTTGGAGAGGAGGCGAAGATCGTTCTCTTGAGTGTTACCGAAGGCGAGGACAAGCCTCTCAAGTATCCGTCTATCTTTGCCAAGTCGGAGCTGCTCGTATTGACTAAGGTCGATCTATTGCCACACGTCCCCTTCAAGATGGAGGAGGCTCGAGCCAACGCCCGGCTGGTCCATCCAGGCATTGAGATTCTCGAACTATCCTGCGCGACTGGCCAGGGGCTTGAGGAGTGGCGGACCTGCCTATCTCGCCGCCGCGAAACCGCGCTACAGCGCATTTGCGCCGCAAGGGCATAG